Part of the Desulfobacterales bacterium genome is shown below.
TGAATCAAAAAGACCCCGGATGCATCGTAATTGATGAAATAGCCGGTATGGCCATCACTCTGTTGGGCTTGCCCTTTAATGCGCTTACGGTGGTTGCCGGTTTCGTATTATTCAGGCTGTTTGATATATTAAAACCCTGGCCGGTCGGATATCTCGACCGAAACCTTTCCGGAGGAACCGGGATCGTGCTGGATGATGTCGCAGCCGGCATTCTGGCAAATATCGTAATCCGATTATTTTATGGTGTTTTTTAACCCTTCGGGCATTACTCAATGCCCAATTTTGAGGCTTGATGCTGATCGTTTTAACAAAGGAAATTAATTGAAATCAAAAACAAAAAATGAATCCGGCAGCGGAGTCAAAAAAAAAGGAATGCTCCGTGAGAATATTGAAGCCATTCTCATTGCCGTGGTGCTGGCGTTGTTTATCCGGGCAT
Proteins encoded:
- a CDS encoding phosphatidylglycerophosphatase A — translated: MNYKDKWVVFFATGGYIGKIPFAPGTFGTLPGVLICYVMSCMGIPAAVGIAVLLTIVSIWISERAEFLLNQKDPGCIVIDEIAGMAITLLGLPFNALTVVAGFVLFRLFDILKPWPVGYLDRNLSGGTGIVLDDVAAGILANIVIRLFYGVF